From Zingiber officinale cultivar Zhangliang chromosome 5B, Zo_v1.1, whole genome shotgun sequence, the proteins below share one genomic window:
- the LOC121984367 gene encoding leucine-rich repeat receptor protein kinase HPCA1-like has protein sequence MLQGKVSAPCMIKCYCFTDSRLHEPLVNKNDYSRSVVIPALTMVWITEFLLLFFIVSAKLGSSTTEPADVSALKSLSDKWKNAPPSWGRSGDPCGKPWEGVLNCSNSRVTTLKLFNMELQGTLSPEIGNLSQLEILDLSYNPNLEGPIPSSIGRLTNLQILRLIGCKFSGGIPQELGNLLRLTILALNSNQLNGTIPPSLGRLSNLNYLDLADNQLTGTLPISANNGSGLDMLVKAEHFHLNKNQLSGWIPSNIFHPNMTLLHLLLDSNKLRGEIPDTIGLVKTLTIIRLDNNFLNESVPSNFSHLTNLCVLNLANNTLAGPMPNLTELEGLSYLDLSNNSFNLSTIPEWLSNLHNLTTLIIEFGQLHGEVPQFLFSLPSLQEVRLKNNAFNGTLNISSITNSKLRILNFQNNDINSITLSSSYNEKLVLAGNPVCNNSQLQQTEYCQNVRPDSPYNSSDNITCLQPYKGRVISRAPYNSYVQQLLPQLEQGFEDFLRTKPINFSIRNFSFDTNDYLQVELRFCLSNSKSFTRENIINFLDFNTQDLNLPDDFGPSFFSASQYDFRNRVIRGLTIGIAVGSAVAVLIIAGLAIYSLRQRRQARKAFSLRNPFAYWGSFGEDAGDAPQLRGARTFSLDELKKCTNDFSRVNEIGSGGYGKVYRGTLPNGQIVAIKRSEKGSMQGGLEFKTEIELLSRVHHLNLVELVGFCYEKGELLLVYEYISNGTLRDSLSGRNQIQLDWKRRLKIALDSARGLVYLHNHANPPIIHRDVKSSNILLDDNLIAKVADFGLSTLLQNSEEDQFSIHVKGTPGYVDPEYVMTQQLTAKSDVYSLGVVMLELITSEPPLNKGKYIVSKVKMAIDKNDKEWYGLKDMIDPTLLKSGSLDGLRIFVELALSCLDESSELRPTMDNLVKEIEVLLTDYESNTSTSAPLFAIELGSMKDAYDEIELSKEVSSQDIYRYTGRHNMI, from the exons ATGTTACAAGGAAAAGTCTCGGCTCCATGTATGATCAAATGCTATTGTTTTACCGATTCCAGATTACATGAACCTTTAGTGAACAAAAACGATTATTCTAGATCGGTTGTCATCCCAGCGTTAACAATGGTTTGGATCACGGAGTTCCTTCTGTTATTCTTCATTGTAAGCGCTAAGCTGGGTTCAAGTACGACAGAACCAGCAGATG TTTCCGCTCTTAAATCCTTGTCCGATAAATGGAAGAACGCACCTCCGAGCTGGGGAAGGTCTGGAGATCCGTGCGGCAAACCGTGGGAAGGAGTACTCAACTGCAGCAATTCAAGGGTCACAACACT AAAGCTATTCAACATGGAGCTTCAAGGCACATTAAGTCCAGAAATTGGCAACCTGTCCCAACTGGAAATCCT GGACCTATCGTACAACCCAAATCTTGAGGGTCCTATCCCATCGAGCATAGGAAGGCTGACCAACCTTCAAATTCT GAGGCTAATCGGCTGCAAATTCAGTGGTGGCATTCCGCAAGAGTTAGGCAATCTGCTGCGGCTTACGATCTT GGCATTGAACTCAAACCAGTTGAATGGCACAATACCTCCGTCTTTGGGCAGGCTCTCCAATCTGAACTACCTTGATCTAGCTGACAATCAATTGACTGGGACTCTCCCAATTTCAGCAAATAACGGTTCAGGATTGGACATGCTTGTTAAAGCAGAGCACTT TCATCTGAACAAGAATCAATTATCAGGATGGATTCCAAGTAATATTTTCCATCCTAACATGACACTTTTGCACTT ACTCCTTGACAGCAACAAACTCAGAGGGGAAATTCCTGACACAATTGGGCTTGTTAAGACACTGACAATTAT CCGTCTGGATAATAACTTTCTAAATGAATCAGTTCCATCAAATTTCAGCCACCTCACTAACCTCTGTGTTTT AAACTTGGCAAACAACACATTAGCAGGACCAATGCCAAATCTCACTGAGCTGGAAGGACTCAGCTATCT GGATTTAAGCAATAACTCGTTTAACCTATCAACAATTCCAGAATGGTTATCAAATTTGCATAATCTCACAACTTT AATTATCGAGTTTGGACAACTACATGGAGAAGTTCCACAGTTTCTGTTTAGCTTGCCTAGTCTGCAGGAAGT GAGACTTAAAAACAATGCATTCAATGGTACCCTCAACATAAGCTCCATAACCAATTCAAAACTGAGGATACTGAATTTTCAAAACAATGACATTAACTCGATCACGCTTTCATCAAGCTACAATGAGAAACTCGT ACTTGCAGGAAACCCAGTTTGCAACAATTCTCAGCTACAGCAAACAGAATATTGCCAAAATGTTAGACCAGATTCACCGTACAATTCCTCTGATAATATCACTTGCTTGCAGCCATATAAAGGACGAGTTATTTCTAGAGCACCTTATAATAGTTACGTTCAACAATTACTGCCACAATTAGAGCAAGGGTTCGAGGATTTTCTCAGGACGAAACCAATCAACTTTTCTATTCGGAATTTTTCCTTTGACACTAACGATTATCTCCAAGTAGAGCTGAGGTTTTGTCTTTCAAATTCCAAGTCCTTCACCAGGGAAAACATAATCAATTTTCTGGATTTTAACACCCAAGATCTTAATCTCCCGGATGACTTCGGACCAAGCTTCTTCTCTGCATCACAATATGACTTCAGAAATCGGG TGATACGCGGATTAACAATCGGAATAGCAGTTGGGTCCGCTGTCGCTGTGCTCATTATTGCTGGACTAGCAATCTATTCATTGAGACAAAGAAGACAAGCTCGAAAGGCCTTCTCCCTAAGAAATCCTTTTG CATACTGGGGATCATTCGGTGAAGATGCTGGAGATGCACCACAACTAAGAGGAGCAAgaaccttttctttggatgaactaAAGAAATGCACTAATGATTTCTCAAGAGTTAATGAAATTGGATCCGGGGGATACGGAAAG GTCTACAGAGGAACTCTTCCAAATGGCCAGATAGTGGCCATCAAGAGATCAGAGAAAGGCTCCATGCAAGGTGGACTTGAGTTCAAGACAGAGATTGAGTTGCTCTCCAGAGTGCATCATCTCAACCTTGTAGAATTAGTAGGATTTTGCTATGAAAAGGGCGAACTTTTGCTAGTGTATGAATACATATCCAACGGAACTCTAAGGGACAGTCTCTCTG GAAGAAATCAAATACAATTAGACTGGAAGAGGAGACTCAAGATAGCTTTGGATTCAGCTAGAGGATTAGTTTATCTTCACAATCATGCAAATCCTCCAATAATTCATAGGGACGTGAAGTCCAGCAATATCCTTTTGGATGACAATTTGATTGCCAAAGTTGCAGACTTTGGTCTCTCCACACTACTGCAGAACAGTGAAGAGGATCAGTTTTCAATTCACGTCAAGGGAACACCG GGATATGTTGATCCTGAGTACGTCATGACCCAACAACTGACTGCAAAAAGTGATGTGTACAGTCTCGGCGTCGTAATGCTAGAGCTGATTACTTCAGAGCCTCCTTTGAATAAAGGAAAATACATTGTTAGCAAAGTGAAGATGGCAATTGACAAGAATGATAAAGAATGGTATGGTCTCAAGGACatgatcgatccaacactcctCAAGTCTGGAAGCCTTGATGGGCTACGTATATTCGTAGAGTTGGCTTTATCATGTCTCGATGAGTCATCAGAACTACGACCTACGATGGATAATCTTGTCAAGGAAATTGAAGTTTTGTTGACAGACTATGAATCGAACACGTCAACCTCAGCACCACTGTTTGCGATCGAGTTGGGAAGCATGAAGGATGCTTATGATGAAATAGAACTCAGCAAAGAAGTCAGCAGCCAAGATATTTATCGGTATACTGGTAGACATAATATGATTTAA